Proteins encoded in a region of the Clostridium beijerinckii genome:
- a CDS encoding TetR/AcrR family transcriptional regulator, translating to MGENDAKEKLIDVTIRMICEGKKPSEITVKDITEKAGLGNGMVNYHFQSKDNLIRLAVKKVMSCATRSLSEKMKSKSNESSINRLTFILKEVANFIADNSEISKIAILDDLENNQMTAHLLGSEESYNKCLRELYGDDMHKFWIKNYLIAGYLNYIFLKAENIKNEMGFDFYKKEDREKAIENLVNELANCKMSKMK from the coding sequence ATGGGAGAAAACGATGCTAAAGAAAAGTTGATAGATGTTACTATACGTATGATATGTGAAGGTAAAAAGCCTAGTGAAATTACTGTAAAAGATATTACTGAGAAAGCGGGACTTGGTAATGGAATGGTAAATTATCATTTCCAGAGTAAAGATAATTTAATTCGTCTAGCAGTAAAAAAGGTTATGAGTTGTGCAACGAGATCTTTAAGTGAGAAAATGAAATCAAAGAGTAATGAATCATCAATTAATAGACTTACTTTCATATTAAAAGAAGTTGCAAACTTTATTGCAGATAATTCTGAAATTTCTAAGATTGCGATTTTAGATGATCTAGAGAATAATCAGATGACAGCACATTTACTAGGTTCAGAGGAGTCGTATAATAAGTGTCTTAGAGAACTTTATGGAGATGACATGCATAAATTCTGGATTAAGAACTACTTGATTGCAGGATATCTAAATTACATATTTTTAAAAGCAGAAAATATAAAAAATGAAATGGGATTTGACTTCTATAAAAAAGAAGATAGAGAAAAGGCAATTGAAAATTTAGTTAATGAACTAGCAAATTGTAAAATGTCAAAGATGAAATAG
- a CDS encoding potassium channel family protein — MMDKEVLTEYLSGLELGNDIKEKDGFILIDKDGVIMEYKIISKEQELLEYIDNHEGHIENRSGLLVTFECNNILGEFYNTIFLKKFRFDSYSNNEINNSSRLIFNNCEFVEDIELLGGDYKRIKINNCLIRNNMFVRFINCDKLRISETIVKESIVVENSEFGKFYGNASIFKENLLFQEVNILNDFILDKIKGEKELCFVDCRFEGLSKLELDINGELSFLQCSFYKKSEINFDDIKGKFSLYKTNFSDKCYLEYELLENKKYKPLIFDNDFKKTKWNFLIVSDIYKSSGRIDQYLETLYYFKKYERLERKSKNKGNFNLLYYLIGITTKYYTSWERTLLSMVVVIVSFFLLYCFFPNLLMCKDVQLSSKNLFITVFEMLKNSNFDVNFLISKFGNTLYFTIITFTTVGYGDIIPLSWMKMVVGLESFLGVFFTSSFVVSLSRRFM, encoded by the coding sequence ATGATGGATAAAGAAGTATTAACAGAATACCTTAGTGGATTAGAGCTAGGAAATGATATTAAAGAAAAAGATGGCTTTATATTGATAGATAAAGATGGTGTTATAATGGAATATAAAATCATTTCTAAAGAGCAAGAGCTATTGGAATACATTGATAACCATGAAGGTCATATAGAAAATAGAAGTGGTTTATTAGTGACATTTGAATGTAATAATATTTTAGGAGAATTTTATAATACTATATTTTTAAAGAAGTTTAGATTTGATAGCTATTCTAATAATGAAATAAATAATTCCTCGCGATTGATATTTAATAATTGTGAGTTTGTTGAGGATATAGAATTATTAGGTGGAGATTATAAAAGAATAAAAATTAATAATTGCTTAATAAGAAATAACATGTTTGTAAGGTTCATAAATTGTGATAAGTTAAGAATAAGTGAAACTATAGTTAAAGAAAGCATAGTAGTGGAAAATTCTGAGTTTGGAAAGTTCTATGGAAATGCATCTATATTTAAAGAAAATTTACTTTTTCAAGAAGTTAATATACTAAATGATTTTATTTTAGATAAAATCAAAGGTGAAAAAGAATTGTGTTTTGTTGATTGTAGGTTCGAAGGGTTAAGTAAGTTAGAGTTAGATATAAATGGAGAATTAAGTTTTTTACAATGTTCTTTTTATAAAAAATCAGAAATTAATTTTGATGATATTAAAGGTAAGTTTAGTTTGTACAAGACTAATTTCTCAGATAAGTGTTATCTAGAGTACGAGTTGTTGGAAAATAAAAAGTACAAGCCTTTGATTTTTGATAATGACTTTAAAAAAACAAAATGGAATTTTTTGATTGTATCAGATATATATAAATCGAGCGGAAGGATAGATCAATATCTAGAAACGCTGTATTATTTTAAGAAGTATGAGAGACTGGAAAGAAAAAGTAAAAATAAAGGTAATTTTAATTTGCTGTATTATTTAATTGGAATAACCACGAAGTATTATACAAGTTGGGAGAGAACACTATTATCTATGGTAGTGGTGATTGTATCATTTTTTTTACTATACTGTTTTTTTCCGAATCTGCTTATGTGTAAAGATGTTCAGTTGAGTTCAAAAAATCTATTCATAACGGTATTTGAAATGCTTAAGAATTCAAATTTTGATGTTAATTTTTTAATTAGTAAATTTGGTAATACATTATATTTTACAATAATAACATTTACGACAGTTGGATATGGTGATATAATTCCACTAAGTTGGATGAAGATGGTTGTTGGTTTAGAATCATTTTTAGGAGTATTTTTTACATCAAGCTTTGTAGTATCTCTATCACGAAGATTTATGTGA
- a CDS encoding MFS transporter: MEIKKNLKTSKLWTKNYIFMLLSNLFIYLAFYMLTPTLPAYAKLCGGNNLEASLVVSTFSITSLLVRLFIGNIMDRIEIKPLLLLGALILAGSTLSYIWLPIDAIILVRVIQGIGWGLASTGAAAIFSNIVPKEKRGEGMGYYSLSMIISMALSPMVAIVIMNLYSFKNIVLISITLVGIGIIFLSQVKSTIKIASTSSTISKCSLKDSFEKKAALPSLLCFFLVITLCGIMSYIMLYGQELKISSIWIYFIGFVAMILITRPLVGKIFDEKGHAIVILPGSICLIIGLITLSYANSILMLILSSLFYGLGYGAVQPSLQAWAVNRSPSNRQGAANGTFLSSMDLSYTLGSILLSSIAEHKSYAIMYRFSAIFIILLLLIYSYYVFVDNSGEPEIIEEKLS; the protein is encoded by the coding sequence ATGGAAATAAAAAAGAATTTAAAAACCTCAAAACTTTGGACCAAAAATTATATATTTATGCTACTTTCAAATTTATTTATATACTTAGCTTTTTATATGTTAACTCCAACGCTTCCTGCATATGCCAAGCTATGTGGTGGTAATAATTTAGAAGCAAGCCTAGTTGTAAGTACATTTTCAATAACTTCTTTACTTGTTAGATTATTCATAGGGAATATTATGGATAGGATTGAAATCAAACCTCTACTGCTTTTAGGCGCTCTAATACTTGCTGGAAGCACACTATCATATATCTGGCTTCCAATAGATGCAATAATATTGGTTCGCGTTATTCAAGGCATAGGTTGGGGGCTTGCATCTACTGGTGCTGCTGCAATTTTTTCTAATATTGTGCCAAAAGAGAAACGCGGTGAAGGCATGGGCTACTATTCTCTTTCAATGATAATATCTATGGCATTATCCCCTATGGTTGCAATAGTAATAATGAATTTATACAGTTTTAAAAACATAGTTCTTATTTCAATAACTTTAGTAGGTATTGGTATTATATTTCTCAGCCAAGTTAAATCAACTATAAAAATCGCTTCAACATCTAGTACGATTTCCAAATGCTCATTAAAAGATTCCTTTGAAAAAAAAGCAGCCTTACCTTCTTTATTATGCTTTTTTCTTGTAATCACATTATGTGGAATTATGAGTTATATAATGTTATACGGGCAGGAGCTAAAAATATCTTCTATTTGGATTTATTTTATTGGATTTGTTGCAATGATTTTAATAACACGACCTCTTGTTGGAAAAATATTTGATGAAAAAGGACATGCTATAGTAATATTACCAGGATCAATTTGCTTAATAATAGGTCTTATAACGCTCTCCTATGCAAACTCTATTTTAATGCTTATACTCTCATCCTTATTCTATGGACTTGGGTATGGTGCCGTTCAGCCTTCCCTTCAGGCTTGGGCTGTAAACCGCTCTCCTTCTAATAGGCAAGGAGCTGCTAACGGAACATTCTTATCTTCCATGGATTTATCCTATACACTTGGATCAATTCTTCTGAGTTCCATTGCTGAGCATAAAAGTTATGCAATTATGTATAGATTTTCTGCCATTTTTATAATTTTGCTTTTATTGATATACTCTTATTATGTTTTTGTAGATAATTCTGGTGAACCAGAAATTATAGAAGAGAAACTTTCTTAA
- a CDS encoding MarR family winged helix-turn-helix transcriptional regulator, which yields MFESYDQDIGMLTNKVSKKLTSYLNNKLEKFNITTEQWTVILKLSNQNKISQKLLAEVSGKDQSTLARILDILERKAFIERHPSKEDRRSFEIHITDSGLNLVEEVSPFLEDLFNKLLKDISPEKLDVYNAVLLKIDNNINDL from the coding sequence ATGTTTGAATCTTATGACCAAGATATTGGAATGTTAACAAATAAAGTTTCTAAGAAATTAACATCTTATCTAAATAATAAATTAGAAAAATTTAATATTACGACTGAGCAATGGACAGTAATATTAAAACTCTCTAATCAGAATAAAATAAGTCAGAAACTTTTAGCTGAGGTTTCAGGCAAAGACCAATCCACTTTAGCTAGAATACTTGATATACTTGAAAGAAAGGCTTTCATTGAAAGACACCCAAGCAAAGAAGATAGACGTTCCTTTGAAATTCATATAACAGATAGTGGTTTAAATCTTGTTGAAGAGGTTTCTCCTTTTTTAGAAGATTTATTTAATAAATTACTTAAAGATATATCTCCTGAAAAACTGGATGTATATAATGCGGTTCTTTTAAAAATTGATAACAATATAAATGACTTATAA
- a CDS encoding nitroreductase family protein translates to MMIVDKEKCVGCGLCVKDCFPNDIEINGNKAEIKNVRCMKCGHCIAVCPKGAVSTDEYNMEDVKDYNESEFNIESEKLLNFIKFRRTTRQFKDKEVEKEKILKIIEAGRFTQTGTNSQNVSYVVVEDNIELLKEMALKNLETRGEEILKNLNPQTLPFKRYAQMWIKMYNDYKEDSKKNDKLFFNAPALILAVSDSTVNASLASSNMELMTNALGLGTFFSGFFTMAAQGNHEIRELLGLKGKEEIVTCMVVGYPNVKYVRTVPRRDANISWK, encoded by the coding sequence ATGATGATTGTAGATAAAGAAAAGTGTGTGGGATGTGGACTTTGTGTTAAAGATTGCTTTCCTAATGATATTGAAATAAATGGGAACAAGGCAGAGATTAAAAATGTTAGATGTATGAAGTGTGGGCACTGTATTGCAGTTTGCCCTAAAGGAGCAGTATCTACAGATGAATATAATATGGAAGATGTAAAAGATTATAATGAGTCTGAGTTTAACATAGAATCGGAGAAACTTCTTAATTTTATTAAATTTAGAAGAACTACAAGACAATTTAAAGATAAAGAAGTAGAAAAAGAAAAGATATTAAAAATTATAGAGGCTGGTAGATTCACTCAAACTGGAACTAATAGTCAAAATGTTTCATATGTAGTTGTAGAAGATAATATTGAATTATTGAAGGAAATGGCTTTAAAAAACTTAGAAACTAGAGGGGAAGAAATACTTAAAAATCTAAATCCACAAACTTTGCCTTTCAAGAGATATGCACAAATGTGGATTAAAATGTATAATGATTATAAAGAGGATTCTAAGAAAAATGATAAATTATTTTTTAATGCACCTGCGTTGATTCTTGCAGTTTCAGACTCGACTGTGAATGCTTCTTTAGCGTCATCAAATATGGAACTTATGACTAATGCTTTAGGCCTTGGAACATTTTTTAGTGGATTCTTTACAATGGCAGCACAAGGAAATCATGAAATAAGAGAATTACTTGGTTTAAAAGGTAAAGAAGAAATTGTAACATGTATGGTTGTTGGATATCCTAATGTGAAATATGTTAGAACTGTTCCAAGAAGAGATGCAAATATTTCGTGGAAATAA
- a CDS encoding DUF2935 domain-containing protein: MLSKQEFINQSLELNLFFLRIMREHSIFIEAALPPKNKDLISQADAFKNEFTTLLSRAILLSDGVIPFETLDSNEIITKYTMDAEKATQFATGIFIDSNITSMEKSLISGMRNSDTSMLTDNVYMLNHQSIAATNMIIKFKTKLRNDVLSCKVFTTLYPAVLNHVLSEAIIFTELLTRLQSGVGIGTKRDILILENFWDDKLAEHSFTIRGMLDPTEVELFNIANNFGKEFEALRDEASDMDKSTEDLSELTETTLSAATNLRNFKAQSTEGLLTCKIKSIILPLFADHVLRESNHYINLLKSFSNI, translated from the coding sequence ATGCTATCAAAACAAGAGTTTATTAACCAATCTTTAGAATTAAACTTATTCTTTCTAAGAATTATGCGGGAACACTCGATATTTATTGAAGCAGCCCTACCACCAAAGAACAAAGATCTTATAAGTCAAGCTGATGCTTTTAAAAATGAATTTACAACTTTACTATCTCGTGCCATATTACTATCAGATGGAGTTATCCCTTTCGAAACATTAGATTCGAATGAAATAATAACAAAATATACTATGGATGCTGAAAAAGCTACTCAATTTGCTACTGGAATTTTTATAGACTCTAATATAACTTCTATGGAAAAGTCATTAATATCTGGTATGAGAAATAGTGATACATCTATGCTAACCGATAACGTATATATGCTTAACCACCAATCTATAGCCGCAACTAATATGATTATTAAATTTAAAACAAAACTTAGAAATGACGTCTTATCTTGCAAGGTATTTACAACTTTATATCCTGCAGTTCTAAACCATGTGCTTAGTGAAGCAATAATATTTACAGAGCTTCTAACACGATTGCAAAGTGGTGTCGGAATTGGTACTAAGAGAGATATACTGATACTTGAAAATTTTTGGGATGATAAGTTAGCAGAACATTCATTTACTATTAGAGGAATGCTAGATCCTACCGAAGTAGAATTATTCAATATAGCTAATAATTTTGGAAAAGAATTCGAGGCATTGAGAGATGAGGCTTCTGATATGGATAAATCAACAGAAGATTTGTCTGAACTTACCGAGACTACCTTAAGTGCAGCCACTAATCTCAGAAATTTCAAAGCCCAGAGTACTGAAGGCCTTTTAACTTGTAAAATAAAATCAATAATTCTACCACTCTTTGCTGATCATGTTCTTAGAGAATCAAATCACTATATAAACTTATTAAAATCCTTCAGCAACATTTAA